The genomic window CTGTGTGCGATCGATGCCGGGGACCTTTGCGAATTCCTCGGTCACGACCTGCGCGATGCGTTCGTATTCTGGGACGCGGACGATGGCGACGAGGTCCCACTCGCCCGAAACCGAATAGACCTCGGAGACCCCGTCGATTCCCGCCAATCGTGTGGCGCAGTGTGGGATCTCTTTGGGATCGCACTTGATGAGCACGATCGTGGTGATCATTCGTCGCCGGGGAATGGTGGTACGTTGAGCAGCCAGATGCCGCGGATGGTGTCGTTGTCGTCGAGATCGACCAGGATATCGCGCGCGATGCACACGGTGCGTGCGAGGCGGCCGGCGCCGAGTCTGAAGTGGATGGTTTGTTCGGACTGATCGGATTCGGCGATCAGTGTCGTGTCCATCTGCATCATTGCGACGCCGCCTTTGGATCCAGCGGATGGAACAAGCAACCGGCCGCGGGATGTGTCGGCGGGCACGCGCAGCGACGATAGCTTCTTCACGTCGGGCCACACCGCGACTTCGACGCCGTGGATTCGACCGCCGCGCACATCGAGGATGACCCACGAGCCATCGGATCCGGCGAGCTCGACGGAGCCTGAGGCGCCGTGAGCGAACGTTGAATCTGCGAGACTCGCGGTCAGAATCGCGGTGTCCGTATCCCAGCGATACTCGACGGCCGAGGGAATGTCGGTGGCTGGTTCGATCTGCACGGTGACGTTCACTCGGGCCTCCTGCGCAGGCGTTAGCGACGGCCCGCTTATGCTTCACCGAATTGCTGCGGAGGGCGCGTCTCTCGCGCTAAGATATCGTCTCCTCGCGCCGTGACTAGAGGATCATTCGATTGCGAGTCGTTATGAAATCATTTCGCGGAAGGCCGAGACGGTGCGTTGCACGCCTGTGACCACTTGGTCGAGTGGCGCGGCGTAGGAGAGGCGCACCCAGTCGGGCGTGTAGAATGCCGTGCCGGGGACGACTGCGACGTCGTGATGTTCGAGCAGGTGCTGTGCGAAGGCGCTGCCTGCGCCTGTGCGTGAGTCACCGCGCGTCGCGCTGACATCGAGGTACAGGTAGAATGCGCCGTCGGGCGGAATGACGCCGATGCCCGGCTCGCCGGCGAGCATGGCGAGCGCTGCATCGCGGCGTCGCTCGAACTCGCCGACCATGTGCGCAATGGTTTCGTCGGCCCGGGCGCGATCGGAGAGCGCCGCGAGGGCGGCGTGCTGTGAGACCGCCGCTGCGTTAGACGTGGTGTGCGACTGTAGTGCGCCCATCGCTTGGGCGACGGGTCGGGGAGCGATGGCCCAGCCGATTCGCCATCCGGTCATTGCGTATGCTTTGGCGACGCCGTCGACGAGGACGACTCGGTCTCGCGCGCCCGCCACTTCGAGGATGGACGTTGCGACACCGGCGTACGCGATGCGCCGATAGATTTCGTCGCTAATGACCCACCAGCCGCGTTCATCGGCGAGGGCGAGGATGGATTCGAGCTCAGCGCGATCGTACACGGCGCCGGTCGGATTGCACGGGGAGTTGAGCATGACTCCCTTGGTTGCCGGTGTTGCCGCTTGGGCGAGGGATTCCGCGTTCACTTTGAGGCCGTTGTCCGGGTCGCCCATGACCGGCACTGCGTCTGCGCGTGCGAGCGTGACCATTTCGTAGTAGCTCGTCCAGCTTGGCGTGGGGATGAGCACTTCGTCGCCGGGTCCGAACAGTACGAAGCACGCGTTGAACAGTGATTGCTTGGAGCCGGTTGAGACGACGATATCACCAGGCGTCACACGATCGTCACCGCGATAGTCGGCGTTGGCTTGCGCGGCGATAGCTTCGCGCAGGGGCAAGATTCCTTCGGTGGCTGTGTAGTGGGTGGCGCCGGCATCTATGGCTCGCTGCGCTGCTCGACGAATGAATTCGGGCGTGTCGAAATCCGGTTCGCCGGCGCCCAGGTCGATGACGCGGCGTCCTGCCGCGCGCAGCGCTTTCGCGCGAGCGGAGACGGCGATGGTGGCGGATTCTTTGAGCTGGGCGATGTTCGGCGACGGCACGAACGCGCGGCGAACGGTCATCTCGGGCACTGCGACTTCCTGTGTTGGAGGGCGGATGGCTCGTCTGCTATACTTTAGTTGCGTCGCACTCGTGACGCCATTGAAAATTCGAGGAGCGACGTCTTGGAGCATGGGAACGCGGAACCGGCGCGCGAGCGAGTGAATGTCTCGCGCAATCAGAATGTCATGTACGTGCTGCCGGGCGATTCGGCGGCCATTGGCGAGTTCATGGGCCCGGTGCTCGAGCAGATTGGTGCTCTCGAGACAGCGGATCAGGTGATACGTGGGCCGCGCGCCGTTGTGATTACGTCCGACGGCGAGAGTGCGGTGGCGATTGGCCGGGCCATCCTGGAATCGGGTGCAGATGTGGACGCCCCGCGCGCCGTGGTCGCGACGAGTGCGGCGCGAGCGGCGCGATTGCTTGCGGCGCGACAGGCGCCAATTGTGGTTGGCCCGAGCGATCAGCTGTTGGGGTTGGTGAGGCGTGCGGCGCTCAAGCTCGACGATGTGCGGGCGGTGGTGATTGCGTGGGCTGATCTTCTGGTGGACTTGGGTGGAACGCCGGCGCTCGAGGCGCTCATGGGCGAGATGCCGAAGGATTCGGCGCGCACGGTGGTGGCGACGCGGGTCACGCCGGAGGTCGAAGCGCTGGTCGAGCGTTATGCTCGTCGTCCGCGCCGGGTGGCAGCGGTGGAGATGTCCGAGGCGCCGGTATCGCTCGCGGTCCGGTACGTGGTGACGGGTCGGGGCGCCGATGTGCGCGGCGTTGCGCTGCGCGGCGTACTGGATGCACTCGATGCACCGAGCGCGGCGATTTTCATCCGATCTGCGGAGAGTGCGCGCGAGGTGCGGGACGTGCTGCGCACCTTGGGCTACGGCGAGGACGACGCGGTGCGGGTGGTGCGGGAGGCGCCGTCATCGGCGGCGCTCGTAGTTTTATACGATCTGCCGCCGTCCCGGTCGGAGTTGGAGGCGCTTGCTGCATCGGCGCCGAACCAGGTGGTGGCGATGGTGGAGCCGCGGCAGTTGCCGGCGCTGGTATCGCTGGCCGGCGGCGCGCAGTTGTCGCCATTTTCGCTCGATGTGTCGATTGTGGCGGCGCGGTCGAGCGACGAGCGGGTGCGGGACGAGCTGCGGGCGGTGCTGGCGGCGGGGCTGCCGGTGCGGGAGCTCCTGGCGATCGAGCCATTGTTCGGCGACTTCGATGCCGCGTCGGTGGCGGCGGCGGCGCTGGTGGTGCTGGAGCGCGAGCGGCGTCGTCCGCCGGCCGTGCCCAACGCTGCGCCCAACCTGGCGCCTAACGCTGTGCCCAACGCCGTTCCTAACGCAGCGCCGGGCAGCGAGGCGCCGACGCGGCGGAGCGCCCCGACCGGCGGCCCGGCGCGCGTCTTCATCAACGTCGGCGAACGCGACGGCGTGTCGGCCCGGGATCTCGTCGGCGCGATCGCCAACGAGTCGGGTCTGGCCGGATCGCGCATCGGCCGCATCGAAATCCGGGAGAACCACTCGATCGTCGAGCTGGATGCCGCCGACGCCGCACGCGCGATCGAAGCGCTGGCCGGCGTCAACATCCGCGGTCGCCGCGTGAACGCGCGACTCGACCGCGAGCGCCCGCCGCGCGACGGCGCGGCGCGCGGCGAACGGCGCGACCGGGGGGAACGCCGCGAACGTCCGGCACGAGGCGCAGCCGGCGGCTCCGTTGGGCGTCCCCGCGGCAGTTTCCCGCGACGCCCCGGCACGCGCGATCGCGGACCCTCGCGACGCCGCGACGAGTGAGCGACCTGGGCGCTCTTCCCGGACAGATGCGCTCGGGATGGATCGAAGTCATCGCGGGCGTGATGTTCAGCGGCAAGAGCGAAGAGCTCATTCGGCGCGTGCGTCGCGCGATCATCGCCAGGAAGAAAGTGCAAGTGTTCAAGTCGCACCTGGATGATCGATACAACGGCGCGCTCACTGTGGTCAGTCACGACGGCCGGAGTGTCGACGCGGAGCCCGTCGATGCATCCCTGCAGATCGCGCAGCGCATCAGTCCGCTCGTCGATGTCGTTGCGATCGATGAAGCGCAGTTTCTCGATGCGGGTATCGTCGAGCTCGCAACCGTGCTCGCCGCGCGCGGCATTCGCGTCATAGTCGCCGGTACCGACACGGATTTCCGCGGCGAACCATTTGGCGCCATGCCGCAGCTCATGGCGGTTGCCGAGGTCGTCGACAAACTGCACGCGATCTGCGTTATCTGCGGCGGAGCAGCGAGTCGAAATCAGCGACTCCTGGGGGGCAAACCGGCCCGCTACGATTCGCCCACCATCATGGTCGGCGGACACGAGTCGTACGAGGCGCGCTGCAGACACTGTCATCAGGTTCCCCGTCGCGACGAAGAACAGGTGCCGCTGCTGTAGCTGCGCGAACGTTAGAACACTCATACGTTCTGGTTGCGGCCGGTTGACAGCGAGACGCGACCTGCCCTACCTTGGCCGCTCGTCTCGACCTATGACCAACACACGCTCGACATGAACCGAATCGCCCGATCCGGGGTGGCCGCCGTGGCGCTGCTCGCGTCCGCATGCATGAAAGACGCACCCGTGGAGCCGCATGCCGGCAGCGTCTCGCTGAGCGTCCAATTCCAGAACGGCACGCCCGGCGAAGCGATCCGTGTGTCGATCGCATCGTTCGTCTCGGACTCGGAGGAAGCGCTCGACTCGCTGTTCAACGGCACGTTCCCTGTCACGTCGGCAACGCAGAATCTCACGGTTCAGTTCGATCTGTCATCGTGCATCAATCGATTCCCACCCGATGATCTGGGACCGTTCTGCGAGATCGAAGTCAGCCTCGAGTTGCTGAACAACGGCGCGGTGCAGGACCAGCAGTTCCTTGGCACCATGGTGGTTCGGCCCGGTCAGGTCGTCGCTGCCCAACCAGTCGTGCTCACCGCGGGTAATAATTCACCGGTGATCACGACACTCGACACCGCACGCGTCGTCGAGTCGAGACTGATTCGCTACCATCTGATCGGGAGCGACCGCGATGGCGATCTCACATCGCTCGAGGCAACGGATTTCGTGAACGGCAATCCGGACATGGAGTCGCCGTACACGTTCTTCCCGCCGCTGGCGACGGTCGACGGAATCTTCTATGCGTTTCAGACGACATTCGCCGGCGCGAACGAGATCGCAGTGAGTTTGTCCGACTCGAAGTTCAACTCGAGCGCGCTGGACTCGGTGCCGGCGCTTGGCCCGAACGGCGACGTGTTCCTCGACAGTTTGAGTGTCGACACCACCGCCGATTCGATTCTGGTCAACGTGAATCCACAGGTGGATAGTCTCGAGCTCGTCTTCCTCAACGAGACATCGTCCGGGGAGACATGGGCGTTCACCTGCGGCAGTGCCGGACCGCCGGGTTTGACGACGGCGCACTTCGCGTGCAAGAGGCCGGCTGCATTCAGCAGCACGATGGTTGTCGCGGTGCCGGTAGACTTCGTCGGCAATCCGGGGAACGGTGTTCGGTGCTCCGTGCCGACGGCGTCGTGTGTTCCGCTGCCGGCAGCTGATCGGCGCACGTCGGCGCCGCACATTCAGGCGACGAGGACGCGTCCGAGGGTGCATCGATGATGCTCATCGGTCTCACCGGGAACATCGCGAGCGGCAAGTCGTCGGTCGCGAAACTGTTTGCCGCGCGTGGTGCGACGGTGATTGACGCGGATGTTCTGGCGCGTCGCGCAGTCGAACCGGGCACGTCTGCATTGCGCTCGATCGTTGCGCGGTGGGGGACGGGCGTGTTGTCGCCCGACGGCTCGCTGGATCGCGCGGCGCTGCGTCACGTGGTATTCGACCGGCCCGACGAGCTCGAGGCGCTCAATGCGATCGTGCATCCCGAAGTTGGGCGACTGCGCGACGTGGAAATCGCGGCCGCCGCGGCGCGCGGCGATCGCGTGGTGGTGTGCGACATTCCGCTGCTGTTCGAGCGCCGCCTCGCGGAATCGTTCGCGCGCATCATCCTGGTCGACGCACCGCGTCCCATTCGACTGGAGCGGCTCATGCGCGATCGTGCGTTGTCGCACGAAGAAGCGGTGCAGATGATTGCTGCGCAGATGCCGGCCGAGCTCAAGCGGGCGCGCGCGGACTTCGTGATCGAGAATGCGGGGACGCGCGAACAGTTGGCCGAGCGTGTGGGCGAAGTGTGGGAGGAGATCGCGCGTGACCCGAGCGCTCAGGAGACCGCTCTGGCCTGATCGCCAACGGCGCGTTGGAGCCAGCGTTGCCGCGGCGACCTCATCAGATTGCGTTAGCGGCGATCGCGCCCGGGAATGGACATCGTACGCGTATGCCTAACTGAGGTAGGCGTAACGAAGCAACAAGCCGACGCACCGCTGCCAGTTGCGCTCCCCAACCAGCCGTTGGAATCGGTCAGCCGCGCGGAACGCTCGGCTGCAGCGCACACACATGCTGCGCGACACCCAAAACGGCGCTCTCGTTCACCAACTAGGCGCGCGGCTCGACCGACCGCCTGTCAACGCGTTGGTCGTGTGCAGCCAAGCGGTCCGTGCGGTGTCCATCGTGTCCGTGCCTTGTCCGCGTCTTCATGAGCGTAGATGCCGGCTTTGGCTCGGCAGACCGCGCGCTCTACGGGACTCGAATCAGTCGGCCACATCGGTCGTCGGTGGACGGCCCAACGGAAGCATCTACGCTCATGAAGACGCGGACAAAGCACGGACACGACGGGCAGAGCAACAAGAAAAAGACTCCTGTTATCCAGCTAGACGTGCCGATCGATCGGTCCCTTTCGAGCCCGCGGATATCCGCGGCGACTGACGGCGCCCATCCCGTTAGCCATGCCTGGACGTTTGATAACCGAAGCGCCGCAGCGGAGCATCGGCGAGGACATCGCGACGTCACCTCACACTGTCTCCACGAGTGTGACGCTCATAACGCTGCATCGCAGACCATGGTAGCAACCCTGCGTACGAACAGTGAGGCGAGCCGAACCGGGCGCGCTATGCCAGTGGAAACAGAGCGGCATGCCCGTCTCGGATGGAGCACCGTGCTTGACGCCTTCCGGCCTCGCCGGTAGACTTCGCGCGACTTCAGCTTTGGGCAGCGCGCTCGTGTCGAACATTCCAAACGACCTGCTCTATACCGAAGAACACGAATTCGTGAAGAAGCTCGCCGACTCCGATGTCGTGCAGATCGGGATCACCGACTATGCGCAGGGTGAGTTGGGCGACGTGGTGTACGTCGAGCTGCCCAAGGTCGGCGAATCGTTCGGCCGGATGGATGTCTTCGGCACGATCGAAGCGGTGAAAGCCGTTTCGGAGTTGTTCTCCCCGCTTGCCGGCACGGTCGAAGCAGTGAATGCGCGGCTCGACAAGGAACCGGCGCTGGTGAACACCGATCCCTACGGTGAAGGCTGGATGATTCGGCTGCGCGTGAAGGATGCGGGCGAGCAAGACCAGCTGCTCGGTCCCGAAGAATACAAGAAGCACATCGGCGAATAAGCGGGAGCCGATGCGCACGGGCCCACGGCTGAGCCGCGGGCCCGTGGTGTTTCCGCGTTAGATCGCTACGCCGTTTCCGAGGCGTACTCCTCGATCGGCGGGCACGAACACACGAGATTCCGGTCCCCGAACGCGCTCTCCACGCGCCCAACGGACGGCCAGAACTTCCACTCCCGGGTCCACGGCGCCGGGAACGCCGCCTGCTCGCGCGTGTACGGCCGCGACCAATCCGACGACAATACCCGCTCGAGCGTGTGGGGCGCGTTCTTGAGCGGGTTGTCCGCGCGATCCGCCCGGCCCTCTTCGATGTCGCGAATCTCTTCACGAATCGAGATGAGCGCATCACAGAAGCGATCCAACTCCTCCTTGGATTCGCTCTCGGTCGGCTCGATCATGAGCGTACCTGCGACAGGGAACGAGACCGTGGGCGCATGGAAGCCGTAGTCCATAAGCCGCTTGGCGATGTCTTCCACGTCCACCCCAGCGCTCTGCTTGAATGCGCGCGGATCGATGATGCACTCGTGTGCGACGGTGCCATGGCTGCCGCGATAGAGCACCGGATAATATTCGTCGAGACGCTTGGCGATGTAGTTGGCGTTGAGGATCGCGACCTTCGACGCCCGCGTTAGCCCTTCGCCGCCCATCAGCTCGATGTACATGTACGAGATCGGCAGGATGCTCGCGCTGCCCCACGGCGCCGCCGACACCGGGCCGATCGCTTCGGTGCCGCCGACGCGCACGAGCGGATGGCCCGGGAGGAACGGCGCGAGATGCGCGGCGCACGCGATGGGCCCCATGCCGGGACCGCCGCCGCCGTGCGGGATGCAGAAGGTCTTGTGCAGGTTCAGGTGGCAGACATCAGCGCCGATGTCGGCGGGCCGGCACAGGCCGACCATGGCGTTCATGTTCGCGCCGTCCATATAGACCTGCCCGCCGTTCGTGTGCACGATCTGGCAGAGGTCGCGAATGCCTTCCTCGAACACGCCGTGCGTGGACGGATACGTCACCATGAGCGCGGCGAGGCGCGGCGCATTGGCGGCCGCTTTCTCCCGGAGGTCGGCGAGATCGATGTTGCCGCGCTCGTCGGTCCGCACGACCACGACCGACATGCCGGCCATCACCGCGCTCGCCGGGTTGGTGCCGTGCGCCGACTGCGGGATGAGGCACACGTCGCGGTGCCCGTCGCCGCGCGATTCGTGGTAGGCGCGGATGACGAGCAGGCCCGCGTACTCGCCCTGCGACCCAGCGTTAGGCTGCAGCGACACGGCCGGGAATCCGGTGATCTCCGCCAACGCGTGCTCCAGCCGCTCGAACAGCACCGAGTAGCCGTCGGTCTGCTCGCGGGGGGCGAACGGGTGCAGCCGGTTGATCTCGCGCCACGAGATCGGCAGCATCTCGGCGGTCGCGTTAAGCTTCATGGTGCACGAGCCTAACGGAATCATCGAATGGGTGAGCGACAGGTCGCGCGACTCGAGCTTGCGCATGTAGCGCAGCATCTCGGTTTCCGAGTGGTACTTGTTGAACACCGGATGCGTGAGGTACGCCGTGGTGCGCGCGAAGCGTTCGTCGAACCGGTCATCCACGCTCTCGGCGACGTCGGATGCGGTGAACTCCGGCCGCAGGCCGCAGTTGAATACGGCGAAGAGATCGTTCACGTCCTCGAGGAGGGTGCTCTCGCCGATGGCGACGCCCACGGTGTGCTCGTCGATCACGCGCATGTTGAGCTGCTTGGCGCGCGCCTCGCGCAGCACGTCGGCGAGGCGGTGGTCGCGCAACTCGACGCAGACCGTGTCGAAGAACACGTCGTGCCGGACGCCGTAGCCCAGACGCCGCAACCCTTCGGCGACCGTCTCGGCGAAGCGGTGGGCGCGTGCCGCGATGCGCTCGAGACCCGCCGGCCCGTGCCACACCGCGTACATGCTGGCCATCACCGCGAGCAGCACCTGCGCGGTGCAGACGTTGCTCGTCGCCTTCTCGCGGCGGATGTGCTGCTCGCGGGTCTGCAGCGCCATGCGCAGCGCCGGCCGGCCCTCGCTGTCGCGCGAGACGCCGATGATGCGGCCCGGAATCTGGCGCTTGAACTCGTCGCGCGTCGCGAAGTACGCCGCGTGCGGTCCGCCAAAGCCTAACGGAACGCCGAACCGCTGCGTACACCCGACGGCCACGTCTGCGCCCCAGTCGCCCGGCGGCGCCAGCAGTGTGAGCGCGAGCGGATCGGCGGCGGCGGTGAGCAGCCCGCCTGCCGCGTGGACGCGCTCGGCGAACGCGTGGTAGTCGACCACCGCGCCGTCCGCGGTCGGATACTGCACCAGCGCGCCGAACACGTCGCTGCCTAACGTCGCCGTGCGGTGGTTCCCCACGATGACGGTGATCCCGCGCGCCCGCGCCCGCGTGCGCACCACTTCGATCGTCTGCGGAAAACACTCCTCGGACACGACGTACGTGTTCTTGCCCGCCGCTCCCTTGATCGCATGCGACATCATCATCGCCTCGGCCGCCGCCGTTGCCTCGTCGAGCAGCGACGCATTGGCGATCGGCAGACCGGTAAGGTCGATGATCATCGTTTGATAGTTGAGCAGCGCCTCGAGCCGGCCTTGCGCCACTTCGGCCTGGTACGGCGTGTAGGCCGTGTACCAGGCCGGGTTCTCGAGGATGTTGCGCTGGATCACCGGCGGCACCAGACAGCTGTAGTAGCCCAGTCCGATGAACGATCGAAAGACGTGATTGCGCGACGCCACCGAGCGGAATCCTCGGAGCGCCGCCGTCTCGCTCTTGCCCTCGCCTAACGCCAGCGGCCGGCGCAGGCGGATCGCCTCCGGCACTGTCGCGTCCATCAAGTCATCGAGCGACTCGTAGCCCAGGACCTCGAGCATGGCGCGGACGTCGTCGTCCGTCGGTCCGATGTGGCGAGGGATGAAGCTGTCGGCATCGGTCAGCGATACCGGTGCGATCGTCGTGGTCATGAATGCCTCGGCGCCTGCGGGCGCTCGGTCGTGTCGGTCACGTGAATAGGGCGCGGGTCACCGTCGGCCCGCGTCGCAGCACCCAAATCTGGCATACCGTCAGGGGAAATTCCATCTCGCCCGTTCGGCGACCCGGGCAGCCTCGTCGTATCTCGCTGCTCTTTGTTGTTTTTCAACAAACAACGAAGTGATGCTCACCAGGCTCGATGGACCCAGCGCGGAGCAGCCGAGCGATCCGGGCCGTTCTCCGTTCGATCCGGCTGCACAACTTTTCCTTGCCCCACCGGCGTCTTGTCCCCATTGTTGCCACCGTGTCATGAGGCGGGTGTACGGCTGGGCTCGCCGGGCCGCCTCGACGTCGTCAGAAGGAGGGCGAAAGCGAATCATCTCCTTGAACTGATCGTCTTTCCGTTGCCGCGCGCCCCTGGGCGCCGATGCGGAATCCTCCCTCTCTCGCCCGATCCCCATTCATGCGAACGCCCCACGCTGCCTCGTCCCTGCTTCCTCTGATCGCGGTCCTCGCGTGCCAGCGTGGCGATCGGGCGCGGACCGGGAACAGCGAATACGGCGGCACCATGGTGATCGCGGTGGGCATCGATGCCGACGCGCTCATGCCGCCGATCACGGTCAACGCGACGAGCTACGAGGTGGACGGTCTGGTCTTCGAGAACCTCGCGAAGCCAGGACCAACGTTAGACCCGATCGGCGACAAAGGCTGGACGGGCGAGCTCGCCGACTCGTGGCAATGGGGCCGCGATTCGACCACGCTCGGATTCCACATCGACTCCGCCGCTCGTTGGCACGACGGCGTACCCGTTCGCTCGAGCGACGTGAAGTTCACGTTCCAACTCTATACGAATCCGAAGACCGGCTCGTTCGTCGCGCCGCTGCTCGCCAACATCGACTCCGTGAGCACACCGGATTCCTCGATCGCCGTGTTCTGGTTCAAGAAGCGCTATCCGGGACAGTTCTACGATGCCGCCTACCAGATGCGCATCCTGCCCAGGCACGCGCTGGCCGGAACGGATCCGTCGCAGCTCCAGTCCGCGTCGTTTTCGCGCCATCCGATCGGCAGCGGTCCATACGAGTTCGTGAACTGGGTGCCGCGCCAGACGATCGAGCTGCGCGCCGACAGCTCGTACCACCGCGGTCGGCCGCGTCTCGAGCGGCTCATCTGGAGTGTCGCGCCCGAGTACAGCGCGACCGTCGTGCGCCTCATGTCGGGCGACGCGGACTTCCTGGAGTTCGTCCAACCGCCCGACATCCCGCGGGTCGGCCGCACGCCTAACGTCAAGCTGGTGCCGTACCCATCCATGGCGTACGGCTATCTGCTGTTCAACGAGCGCGACCCGGACGATCGATCGCGGCCCAACGCGCTCTTCTCGGATCGG from Gemmatimonadaceae bacterium includes these protein-coding regions:
- a CDS encoding Lrp/AsnC ligand binding domain-containing protein → MITTIVLIKCDPKEIPHCATRLAGIDGVSEVYSVSGEWDLVAIVRVPEYERIAQVVTEEFAKVPGIDRTQTLTAFRAYSKRDVESAFGE
- a CDS encoding pyridoxal phosphate-dependent aminotransferase, whose translation is MTVRRAFVPSPNIAQLKESATIAVSARAKALRAAGRRVIDLGAGEPDFDTPEFIRRAAQRAIDAGATHYTATEGILPLREAIAAQANADYRGDDRVTPGDIVVSTGSKQSLFNACFVLFGPGDEVLIPTPSWTSYYEMVTLARADAVPVMGDPDNGLKVNAESLAQAATPATKGVMLNSPCNPTGAVYDRAELESILALADERGWWVISDEIYRRIAYAGVATSILEVAGARDRVVLVDGVAKAYAMTGWRIGWAIAPRPVAQAMGALQSHTTSNAAAVSQHAALAALSDRARADETIAHMVGEFERRRDAALAMLAGEPGIGVIPPDGAFYLYLDVSATRGDSRTGAGSAFAQHLLEHHDVAVVPGTAFYTPDWVRLSYAAPLDQVVTGVQRTVSAFREMIS
- a CDS encoding DEAD/DEAH box helicase, encoding MNVSRNQNVMYVLPGDSAAIGEFMGPVLEQIGALETADQVIRGPRAVVITSDGESAVAIGRAILESGADVDAPRAVVATSAARAARLLAARQAPIVVGPSDQLLGLVRRAALKLDDVRAVVIAWADLLVDLGGTPALEALMGEMPKDSARTVVATRVTPEVEALVERYARRPRRVAAVEMSEAPVSLAVRYVVTGRGADVRGVALRGVLDALDAPSAAIFIRSAESAREVRDVLRTLGYGEDDAVRVVREAPSSAALVVLYDLPPSRSELEALAASAPNQVVAMVEPRQLPALVSLAGGAQLSPFSLDVSIVAARSSDERVRDELRAVLAAGLPVRELLAIEPLFGDFDAASVAAAALVVLERERRRPPAVPNAAPNLAPNAVPNAVPNAAPGSEAPTRRSAPTGGPARVFINVGERDGVSARDLVGAIANESGLAGSRIGRIEIRENHSIVELDAADAARAIEALAGVNIRGRRVNARLDRERPPRDGAARGERRDRGERRERPARGAAGGSVGRPRGSFPRRPGTRDRGPSRRRDE
- a CDS encoding thymidine kinase, which encodes MSDLGALPGQMRSGWIEVIAGVMFSGKSEELIRRVRRAIIARKKVQVFKSHLDDRYNGALTVVSHDGRSVDAEPVDASLQIAQRISPLVDVVAIDEAQFLDAGIVELATVLAARGIRVIVAGTDTDFRGEPFGAMPQLMAVAEVVDKLHAICVICGGAASRNQRLLGGKPARYDSPTIMVGGHESYEARCRHCHQVPRRDEEQVPLL
- the coaE gene encoding dephospho-CoA kinase (Dephospho-CoA kinase (CoaE) performs the final step in coenzyme A biosynthesis.), with protein sequence MMLIGLTGNIASGKSSVAKLFAARGATVIDADVLARRAVEPGTSALRSIVARWGTGVLSPDGSLDRAALRHVVFDRPDELEALNAIVHPEVGRLRDVEIAAAAARGDRVVVCDIPLLFERRLAESFARIILVDAPRPIRLERLMRDRALSHEEAVQMIAAQMPAELKRARADFVIENAGTREQLAERVGEVWEEIARDPSAQETALA
- the gcvH gene encoding glycine cleavage system protein GcvH, whose translation is MSNIPNDLLYTEEHEFVKKLADSDVVQIGITDYAQGELGDVVYVELPKVGESFGRMDVFGTIEAVKAVSELFSPLAGTVEAVNARLDKEPALVNTDPYGEGWMIRLRVKDAGEQDQLLGPEEYKKHIGE
- the gcvP gene encoding aminomethyl-transferring glycine dehydrogenase, coding for MTTTIAPVSLTDADSFIPRHIGPTDDDVRAMLEVLGYESLDDLMDATVPEAIRLRRPLALGEGKSETAALRGFRSVASRNHVFRSFIGLGYYSCLVPPVIQRNILENPAWYTAYTPYQAEVAQGRLEALLNYQTMIIDLTGLPIANASLLDEATAAAEAMMMSHAIKGAAGKNTYVVSEECFPQTIEVVRTRARARGITVIVGNHRTATLGSDVFGALVQYPTADGAVVDYHAFAERVHAAGGLLTAAADPLALTLLAPPGDWGADVAVGCTQRFGVPLGFGGPHAAYFATRDEFKRQIPGRIIGVSRDSEGRPALRMALQTREQHIRREKATSNVCTAQVLLAVMASMYAVWHGPAGLERIAARAHRFAETVAEGLRRLGYGVRHDVFFDTVCVELRDHRLADVLREARAKQLNMRVIDEHTVGVAIGESTLLEDVNDLFAVFNCGLRPEFTASDVAESVDDRFDERFARTTAYLTHPVFNKYHSETEMLRYMRKLESRDLSLTHSMIPLGSCTMKLNATAEMLPISWREINRLHPFAPREQTDGYSVLFERLEHALAEITGFPAVSLQPNAGSQGEYAGLLVIRAYHESRGDGHRDVCLIPQSAHGTNPASAVMAGMSVVVVRTDERGNIDLADLREKAAANAPRLAALMVTYPSTHGVFEEGIRDLCQIVHTNGGQVYMDGANMNAMVGLCRPADIGADVCHLNLHKTFCIPHGGGGPGMGPIACAAHLAPFLPGHPLVRVGGTEAIGPVSAAPWGSASILPISYMYIELMGGEGLTRASKVAILNANYIAKRLDEYYPVLYRGSHGTVAHECIIDPRAFKQSAGVDVEDIAKRLMDYGFHAPTVSFPVAGTLMIEPTESESKEELDRFCDALISIREEIRDIEEGRADRADNPLKNAPHTLERVLSSDWSRPYTREQAAFPAPWTREWKFWPSVGRVESAFGDRNLVCSCPPIEEYASETA
- a CDS encoding peptide ABC transporter substrate-binding protein, giving the protein MRTPHAASSLLPLIAVLACQRGDRARTGNSEYGGTMVIAVGIDADALMPPITVNATSYEVDGLVFENLAKPGPTLDPIGDKGWTGELADSWQWGRDSTTLGFHIDSAARWHDGVPVRSSDVKFTFQLYTNPKTGSFVAPLLANIDSVSTPDSSIAVFWFKKRYPGQFYDAAYQMRILPRHALAGTDPSQLQSASFSRHPIGSGPYEFVNWVPRQTIELRADSSYHRGRPRLERLIWSVAPEYSATVVRLMSGDADFLEFVQPPDIPRVGRTPNVKLVPYPSMAYGYLLFNERDPDDRSRPNALFSDRSLRRALTMAIDRRSIARSVFDSLGTVAYGPYTRALPYFDSTVAELPYSPDSARRIFDALGWRPGANGIRTRNGVPLRFSMLVPTSSAVRMQTAVLLQAMFHDVGVRADIETVDIGTFRQRSESRQFQTLIEAMQSDGNPSSIVQGWSVAAAKAKDGGNAGSYENPQFDALVDTAIAQFDETRAKAYFFRAYSMLNEDAPAIWLWEPATVAAVQKRIHPVDMRADEWFANISQWYIPSDERIARDQVRLAEAQR